The genomic DNA GTCAGCCTGCACCAAGTGCCCCACTTCCCCGGCACCGGCGCGGCGGCGCAGACCGGCTACGGACGCGGCATCGGCCACACGCTCAACATCCCCATGCGGCGCGGCTCAGGCGACGCCGAGTTCCGCGCCGTATTCCAGAGTGTCATCGAGCCGCGCGCCGACGCCTTTGAGCCCGACCTGGTTCTCGTCTCGGCCGGATTCGACGCCCACGCCGCTGATCCGCTGTCCGGGCTCGAGCTGTCGTCCCCATTCTTTGGGGAGATGACGCGGATCGTCAAGGGCATCGCCGACCGTCACGCGGACGGCCGCCTCGTGTCGGTGCTCGAAGGCGGCTATAACCTCAAGGCGCTGGCCGAGTCCGTCGAGGCCCACCTCCGCGCACTGATGGAGGAGTAGGGGAGCTGTTGACCTGGTCGGCGCACGCTTCGCAGCCACCACCTGGCCCACGATGATGAAACGGCGAGCGATCCGGAGATTCTTCGCGCGAAGCTGGGCCTGGATGACGGCCTTCGTGGTTCTCGCGGTGGCGCTGACGCTGGCCATCGTGGCGTGGCGTTACCCGAGAGAGATGCCATCCCTCTTCGAGTTCTTCGGGGCCGCGGCCGGGGCCGTGGTAATCACCTGGCTTGTCTTTGTGACGCTGCATGCACTCGCAGTCCGGCTCAACGGCGGACCGTTCCGGAAGGGAGACACGGTCGAGATTCTTGTGGGGCCGCATCGCGGCAGGATCGGCCGGGTGTACGAGGAATGGAGGGAGCGGGGTGAAGTGCGCGTTAACCTCGGCGCAGCCGCGGAAGGCCGCCTCGAAGACGTGTTCGGACAGACGCAGTTGGTGCGGGCAAGGAAGCCTGAGCTGGCTGACCGACAAGCGTCTCCCGAGTCCACGCCGCGGCCGTCTGAGCCCAGTTCGATGTTTTGACCGGAAAGCTGCGGTCAATCGCATGCGCGTCTATGGGTCTGGCCGATGCCCGATTCAGGGCATCGAAGACGCATTAGCTCTTATAGGCTAATGTATTGGTGGTGCGCCGCGTAGCAACCTCAAGGATCACTTGATGGCGCGGCATGCCGGAACCACGGACCGCCGTATCAGGTACTGGCATCACTCGATCCCACATGTAGGCCGAGTGGGGTCCTTCCGAGCCGAACACTCTGCCCGGCAGCCCCACGAACCACGAATTCCGAAGGAATTCGGTTGACATCCCGTGGCGATTGGGCCATATGACCAAGTAGGCAGTCAACAGGAGGCTCTATGGATCAGAAGACACAAGCCAGGTTCGAGGCGCGGGCGCGCATCATCAAGGCGATGGCGCATCCGACGCGCCTGTTCATTGTGGACACGCTCAGCCACGCCGAGCGGTGCGTGTGCGAACTCACCGAGATGGTCGGCGCCGACGCCTCGACCGTGTCCAAGCACCTGGCGGTGCTTAAGAACGCCGGCATCGTCCACGATGAGCGGCGCGGCGCGCAGATCTACTACTCGCTCGCCTGCCCGTGCGTGTTGAACTTCTTCCAGTGCGTTGAGTCCGTGCTTCGCGCCAACGCCGAAGCGCAGCTCGAGGCGGCGAAGTAGGCGGGGGCCGGCGCGTGGACTGGAAGAAGGAATGGAAACCGCTGGCCGCGATCGCGGCCGTGTTCTTCGCGGCGTTCTACCTGCCCGTAGGTCAACCGCGGTTCGACAACGCCGTGGTCGAGGCGCTCGCGCTTGTGAAGTGGTACGCCCGGGAGCACGTCGTATTCTGCCTGCTGCCGGCGTTTCTCATTGCGGGCGGCATCGCCGCGTTTGTCAGCCAAGCCTCGGTGATGAAGTACCTTGGCGCGCGGGCGAACAAGGTGCTCGCCTACGGCGTCGCGTCGGTCTCGGGAAGCATCCTGGCTGTCTGCTCGTGCACCGTGCTGCCGCTGTTTGCGGGCATCTACCGCATGGGCGCCGGACTCGGCCCAGCGACGACGTTTCTCTATTCCGGCCCGGCCATCAACGTGCTCGCCATCATATTGACCGCGCGCGTGCTGGGGATGGAGCTGGGCGTCGCGCGCGCCGTGGGCGCCGTGGCGTTTAGTATCATCGTCGGCCTGCTCATGCACGTGATCTTCCGTCGGGAAGAGACGGAGAAGGCCAACGCGCAGGCCGTCATGCCCGCGCCGGAAGTCGCCCGGCCGCTGTGGCAGGAGGTGCTTTTCTTCGCCGGCATGATTGCCGTCCTCGTCTTCGCCAACTGGGGGCGGCCGGAAACCTCGACGGGCCTGTGGCATTCCATCTGGTCGGCGAAGTGGATCATCACGTCGGTGGCGGCCGCAGGATTCGCCTTCGTGCTCTTCATGTGGTTCGGGCTGACATGGTGGAAGCTGCTGGTCGCGGCCATTCCCGCCGCGGTATTGGCGCTCGTGTTGCCGGATGTGCCGATGCTCGCCTTTGCAGCGGGCGTCGTTGGGTTGTGCGTGATCACGGCGACGGGCGGCGACGAGTCGCGCGAGTGGTTCGGCCAGTCGTGGAGCCTGGCGAAGCAGATCCTGCCGTTGCTGCTGTTCGGCGTGCTCGTGGCGGGCGCGCTGCTCGGGCGACCTGGACGCGAGGGGCTGATCCCGTCGGGGTGGGTGGATTGGGCCGTCGGCGGCAATTCGATCTGGTCGAACCTGTTTGCGTCGGTCGCGGGCGCATTCATGTATTTCGCCACGCTGACCGAGGTGCCCATCCTGCAGGGCCTCATTGACAATGGTATGGGCAAGGGACCGGCGCTCGCGCTGCTGCTGGCGGGACCGGCGCTCAGCCTGCCCAACATGCTGGTTATTCGCAGCGTGATCGGAACCAAGAAGACGGTTGTCTACGTCTCACTCGTCGTCGTCATGGCGACAATCAGCGGCATCGTCTACGGCTCAATCTTCGGATAGGAAGGACACGATGAAGAAGATCCAGATTCTCGGCACCGGATGCCCGAAGTGCAAGAAGCTGGCCGAGCACGCCGAGCAGGCGGTGAAGCAACTCGGCCTCGACTGCGAGATCGTCAAGGTCACCGCGATCAACGACATCATGAAGTTCGGCG from Verrucomicrobiota bacterium includes the following:
- a CDS encoding KOW motif-containing protein — encoded protein: MTAFVVLAVALTLAIVAWRYPREMPSLFEFFGAAAGAVVITWLVFVTLHALAVRLNGGPFRKGDTVEILVGPHRGRIGRVYEEWRERGEVRVNLGAAAEGRLEDVFGQTQLVRARKPELADRQASPESTPRPSEPSSMF
- a CDS encoding helix-turn-helix transcriptional regulator, yielding MDQKTQARFEARARIIKAMAHPTRLFIVDTLSHAERCVCELTEMVGADASTVSKHLAVLKNAGIVHDERRGAQIYYSLACPCVLNFFQCVESVLRANAEAQLEAAK
- a CDS encoding permease; this encodes MDWKKEWKPLAAIAAVFFAAFYLPVGQPRFDNAVVEALALVKWYAREHVVFCLLPAFLIAGGIAAFVSQASVMKYLGARANKVLAYGVASVSGSILAVCSCTVLPLFAGIYRMGAGLGPATTFLYSGPAINVLAIILTARVLGMELGVARAVGAVAFSIIVGLLMHVIFRREETEKANAQAVMPAPEVARPLWQEVLFFAGMIAVLVFANWGRPETSTGLWHSIWSAKWIITSVAAAGFAFVLFMWFGLTWWKLLVAAIPAAVLALVLPDVPMLAFAAGVVGLCVITATGGDESREWFGQSWSLAKQILPLLLFGVLVAGALLGRPGREGLIPSGWVDWAVGGNSIWSNLFASVAGAFMYFATLTEVPILQGLIDNGMGKGPALALLLAGPALSLPNMLVIRSVIGTKKTVVYVSLVVVMATISGIVYGSIFG
- a CDS encoding TM0996/MTH895 family glutaredoxin-like protein produces the protein MKKIQILGTGCPKCKKLAEHAEQAVKQLGLDCEIVKVTAINDIMKFGVMMTPALAVDGEVKVVGKVPSAEEIKGMLA